Proteins encoded together in one Planctopirus ephydatiae window:
- a CDS encoding WD40 repeat domain-containing protein yields the protein MALSPKDSLIAITHQVKGVTTGCSISIWNASTRKKLYFDEISDLNSTVLAFNNKGTQLAYAASKEIMIVDIATQQIVFRATKERRISSILWAEDDQHIVCLTGNVGIRTKDVLVYWTSDSQDHLLLTLPDNLQSSSKTQWNSKQRALYGESHNGNLCEVCLTLDKNRSYLESKIFPAHSKNILSLFYEKELNILATCGSDQRIIFWDCNTMAPLITYRHAAEVGSLWMSKRSPKLFLRYLDKFYVFDRKDVLPATMLK from the coding sequence GTGGCTCTTTCCCCTAAAGATTCTTTAATTGCAATCACCCATCAGGTTAAAGGCGTCACAACAGGTTGCAGTATTTCAATTTGGAACGCCAGTACTCGTAAGAAACTGTATTTCGATGAAATCTCAGATTTGAACAGTACGGTTCTTGCCTTTAACAACAAAGGAACTCAGTTAGCTTATGCCGCTTCCAAAGAAATTATGATTGTGGATATCGCGACCCAACAGATTGTCTTCCGTGCTACAAAAGAACGACGCATTTCCAGTATTCTTTGGGCTGAAGACGATCAACATATTGTTTGCCTGACAGGAAATGTTGGAATCAGAACAAAGGACGTATTGGTTTACTGGACGTCTGACTCTCAAGATCATCTGTTACTCACTCTTCCTGATAATCTACAAAGCAGCAGCAAAACACAATGGAATTCAAAACAGCGAGCACTCTACGGAGAAAGCCACAACGGAAACCTCTGCGAAGTGTGCCTCACTCTCGACAAGAATAGGTCGTATTTGGAATCGAAAATATTCCCGGCACATAGCAAGAATATTCTGAGTTTATTCTACGAAAAAGAACTCAACATCCTTGCAACATGTGGCAGCGACCAGCGCATCATCTTCTGGGATTGCAATACGATGGCCCCTTTAATTACCTACCGTCACGCTGCGGAAGTTGGTTCTCTCTGGATGTCTAAACGGAGCCCCAAGTTGTTTCTTAGATATCTTGATAAGTTCTATGTTTTTGATCGAAAAGACGTGCTTCCTGCAACCATGTTAAAATAG